From Pseudomonas poae, the proteins below share one genomic window:
- a CDS encoding peptidase C39 family protein, whose protein sequence is MRLRSNIQTSLLLACALGLAACSGSPSKLAGLPERVELNGVPTFRSEAYQSGPSALASMLSQQGIVMTPGLLDKPLHLPGGEADLERNMQVLAREYGLMVYPLDARLTAVLAQVAAGYPVMARLGGGLWSQARYVVVVGFNQQKSTILLRSGMDRRLLMSFSDFESKWKSAGSWAILTQRPSQLPASVDAQRWRDAASATAQAGQERAAAQALKVLAESK, encoded by the coding sequence TTGCGGTTACGGTCGAACATTCAAACCTCCTTGTTACTGGCCTGCGCTTTAGGGCTTGCGGCCTGTTCCGGGTCCCCGTCGAAACTGGCGGGCCTGCCTGAGCGTGTCGAGCTCAATGGCGTGCCGACCTTTCGCAGCGAGGCATATCAAAGCGGCCCTTCGGCTTTGGCCAGCATGCTGTCGCAACAAGGCATTGTCATGACACCAGGCCTGTTGGATAAGCCGCTGCACTTGCCGGGCGGTGAAGCCGACCTTGAGCGCAACATGCAGGTGCTGGCGCGTGAGTACGGGCTGATGGTGTACCCATTGGACGCGAGGCTGACGGCGGTGCTGGCCCAGGTGGCGGCGGGTTACCCGGTGATGGCGCGGCTCGGCGGCGGGCTGTGGTCGCAGGCGCGTTATGTGGTCGTGGTGGGGTTCAATCAGCAGAAGAGCACGATTCTATTGCGCTCCGGCATGGACCGGCGGCTGTTGATGAGCTTCAGCGACTTTGAGTCGAAGTGGAAAAGCGCCGGGAGTTGGGCAATCCTCACCCAACGCCCGAGCCAGTTGCCGGCCAGTGTGGACGCGCAACGCTGGCGGGATGCGGCCAGTGCGACGGCTCAGGCCGGGCAGGAGCGGGCGGCGGCGCAGGCACTCAAGGTGCTGGCGGAAAGCAAGTAA
- the pbpG gene encoding D-alanyl-D-alanine endopeptidase, giving the protein MKIRLSIVSLFFAFTGTFAHAAETTQAPRDTSKLQIASGSAMLVDLQTNKVIYSSNPDVVVPIASVSKLMTGLIVLEAKQNMDEYIDINITDTPEMKGVFSRVKIGSQMPRKEMLLIALMSSENRAAASLAHHYPGGYAAFIAAMNAKAKALGMTSTHYVEPTGLSIHNVSTARDLSKLLAYARKFPMLSQLSTTKEKTVSFRKPNYTLGFSNTDHLINRANWDIKLTKTGFTNQAGHCLVLVTSMGNRPVSLVILDAFGKFTHFADASRIRNWVETGKSGSVPDVALRYKADKNLKNRPNAAEVRR; this is encoded by the coding sequence GTGAAAATTCGTCTTTCTATTGTCAGCCTATTTTTTGCTTTTACAGGCACCTTTGCGCACGCCGCCGAAACCACCCAGGCCCCGCGTGACACCTCCAAATTGCAAATCGCTTCCGGCAGCGCCATGTTGGTGGATTTGCAGACCAACAAGGTCATCTATTCCAGCAACCCCGACGTGGTGGTGCCCATCGCTTCGGTAAGCAAATTGATGACCGGCCTGATCGTGCTTGAAGCCAAGCAGAACATGGATGAATACATCGACATCAACATCACCGACACACCGGAGATGAAAGGTGTGTTCTCCCGCGTGAAGATCGGCAGCCAGATGCCGCGTAAAGAAATGCTGCTGATCGCGCTGATGTCCTCCGAGAACCGTGCCGCCGCGAGCCTGGCGCACCACTATCCGGGTGGCTATGCGGCGTTTATCGCGGCGATGAACGCCAAGGCCAAAGCCCTGGGCATGACCAGCACGCATTATGTAGAGCCCACCGGCTTGTCGATCCATAACGTGTCGACCGCCCGCGACCTGAGCAAGCTGCTGGCTTATGCGCGCAAGTTTCCAATGCTCAGCCAATTGAGCACCACCAAGGAAAAAACCGTTTCGTTCCGCAAGCCCAACTACACCCTGGGTTTTTCCAACACCGACCACCTGATCAACCGCGCCAACTGGGATATCAAGTTGACCAAGACCGGCTTCACCAACCAGGCCGGCCACTGTCTGGTGCTGGTCACCAGCATGGGTAACCGCCCGGTGTCGCTGGTGATCCTGGATGCTTTCGGTAAATTTACCCACTTTGCCGATGCCAGCCGCATTCGCAACTGGGTCGAGACCGGCAAAAGCGGCTCGGTGCCCGACGTAGCGCTGCGCTACAAGGCCGACAAAAACCTGAAAAATCGGCCGAACGCAGCTGAAGTCCGCCGCTGA